From Aedes albopictus strain Foshan chromosome 1, AalbF5, whole genome shotgun sequence, one genomic window encodes:
- the LOC109415599 gene encoding uncharacterized protein LOC109415599 — MEDKIGCLEQVLQDFHTKGNHIRLISQEPERLDDGGFVRICKSSESIGVGELPAGLEPLLERLLATASSAGDGDGSQGQVLPDVMEERGSILKEIVEEVLERIDEFSSLEQYIWLVKFSCGLCLLKNLPVGMSFEINKVIRSVASLETEEYEHCPVTIHTISKSLFEDIPLEGMNLVHVIKKLTVLNQKLFYYVSITLVFAGIQHYSQSSGGESVPMYRLFGFDDVLSQLGALKLEHIKQERDMRVFFLILKLLSAYQNAAILRHSLCRWEDLQEQHKDFAEFFRISIDQKKAFIQWLLKARNFVANLNSKSGMQDIGLKEDLMLVTELIDLDMIALMEDDIEEASQ, encoded by the exons ATGGAAGACAAGATCGGTTGCTTAGAGCAGGTGCTGCAGGACTTCCACACAAAAGGAAACCACATTCGGCTGATCAGCCAGGAGCCGGAGCGACTGGACGATGGTGGGTTCGTACGAATTTGTAAGTCCAGCGAAAGCATTGGAGTTGGAGAGCTTCCTGCGGGTCTGGAACCGTTGCTGGAACGTCTGTTGGCCACGGCCAGCAGTGCTGGTGATGGTGACGGCAGCCAGGGACAAGTGCTTCCCGACGTGATGGAAGAGAGGGGCTCGATACTGAAGGAG ATcgtagaggaagtcctggaacgAATCGACGAATTCAGTTCTCTGGAACAGTACATATGGCTGGTGAAGTTTTCCTGTGGATTATGTTTATTGAAGAATCTTCCCGTTGGAATGAGCTTTGAGATTAACAAAGTGATTCGTTCCGTCGCCAGTTTGGAGACGGAAGAGTACGAGCATTGTCCAGTTACG ATCCACACCATCAGCAAGAGCTTATTCGAGGACATCCCCCTGGAAGGCATGAATCTGGTGCACGTAATCAAAAAACTTACCGTACTTAATCAGAAGCTCTTCTACTACGTTTCGATCACGCTGGTCTTCGCCGGAATCCAGCATTACAGTCAGTCCTCAGGCGGTGAATCCGTTCCCATGTACCGCCTGTTCGGGTTCGACGATGTCCTCTCCCAGCTCGGTGCGCTCAAGCTGGAGCACATCAAGCAGGAACGCGATATGCGGGTGTTTTTCCTGATACTGAAGCTGCTTTCCGCGTATCAGAATGCCGCCATCCTGAGGCACAGTCTCTGTCGCTGGGAGGACTTACAGGAACAGCACAAGGATTTTGCCGAGTTTTTCCGGATAAGCATCGACCAGAAGAAAGCGTTCATTCAGTGGCTGCTGAAGGCACGGAATTTTGTAGCCAACTTGAACTCTAAATCCGGAATGCAGGACATCGGGCTGAAGGAGGATTTGATGCTG GTGACGGAATTGATTGATCTTGACATGATAGCCCTCATGGAGGACGATATCGAAGAAGCATCCCAGTGA